A genomic region of Drosophila kikkawai strain 14028-0561.14 chromosome X, DkikHiC1v2, whole genome shotgun sequence contains the following coding sequences:
- the Ran gene encoding GTP-binding nuclear protein Ran, producing the protein MAQEGQDIPTFKCVLVGDGGTGKTTFVKRHMTGEFEKKYVATLGVEVHPLIFHTNRGAIRFNVWDTAGQEKFGGLRDGYYIQGQCAVIMFDVTSRVTYKNVPNWHRDLVRVCENIPIVLCGNKVDIKDRKVKAKSIVFHRKKNLQYYDISAKSNYNFEKPFLWLARKLVGDPNLEFVAMPALLPPEVKMDKDWQLQIERDLQEAQATALPDEDEDL; encoded by the exons ATGGCTCAAGAAGGACAAGATATTCCCACATTCAAGTGCGTGCTGGTCGGCGATGGCGGTACCGGAAAGACGACATTCGTCAAGCGCCACATGACCGGCGAGTTTGAGAAGAAATATGTGGCCACACTCGGCGTGGAGGTGCATCCACTGATCTTTCACACCAATCGTGGCGCAATCCGCTTCAACGTCTGGGATACCGCTGGTCAGGAGAAGTTCGGAGGACTGCGCGACGGCTATTACATCCAGGGCCAGTGTGCCGTCATCATGTTCGATGTTACATCGCGTGTCACCTACAAGAATGTGCCCAACTGGCATCGCGATCTCGTCCGCGTCTGCGAGAACATACCGATCGTTCTCTGTGGCAACAAAGTCGACATTAAGGATCGTAAAGTCAAAGCGAAGAGCATCGTCTTCCATCGCAAGAAGAATCTGCAG TATTACGATATTTCTGCCAAATCGAACTACAACTTCGAGAAACCATTCCTTTGGCTGGCGCGCAAGCTGGTGGGTGATCCCAACCTGGAGTTCGTCGCGATGCCAGCCCTGCTGCCGCCGGAGGTCAAGATGGACAAGGATTGGCAGCTGCAGATCGAGCGTGACTTGCAGGAGGCCCAGGCGACCGCCCTGCccgacgaggatgaggatCTATAA